GGACCGACGCCAACCCGTTCGCGCTCTACCGCGAACTCGAGGCGTCGAAGACGCCCGCGCCGATCAACAAGGGCGAGGTCGCCCCGAACGACATCGTCATCCCCGCGGGGGATACGGGGGTCGACCCGGGTCCGTTCGTCGGCGAGCTCCAGCAGGTCGGCGCGGCCGCCCAGATCAAAGAGGGCTCGATCCACGTCACCGAGGACAGCACGGTCCTGGAAGAGGGCGAGGTCGTCTCGGCCCAGCTCGCGAACGTGCTCTCCGAACTCGGCATCGAGCCGAAGGAGGTCGGCCTCGATCTGCGAGGCGTCTACTCCGAGGGGACCGTGTTCGCTCCGGAGGACTTAGACCTCGACCTGGAGGCCTACGAGGCCGACATCAAGGCCGCGGTCACGGGCGCGAGAAACCTCTCGATCAACGCGGTCTACCCGACCGAGGCGACCGCGCCGGCGCTCATCACGAAGGCGCTCGGCGAGGCGAAGAGCCTCGGACTCGCCGCGGCGATCGAGAGCCCCGACCTGGCCGGAGACCTCGTGAGTAAGGCCGACGCCCAGGTCCGCGCGCTCGCCGCGCGGATCGACGACGAGGAGGCGTTGCCGGAAGAGCTTCGTGGCCTCGACACCACAGCCGAGACCGACGAGGAAACGCCTGACGAAGACGACGAGCCCGACGCCGAAGCCGAGGCGGAAGCCGACGACGAAGACGACGAAGACGACGAGGGAGACGGCGCGGAAGGGCTCGGAGCGATGTTCGGATAACAACGGAGACAACACCAATGGAATACGTTTACGCAGCACTCATCCTGAACGAGACCGGCGCAGAGATCAACGAAGAGAACCTGACCGCGACCCTCGAGGCCGCGGGTGCGGAGGTCGAGGAGTCCCGTGTGAAGGCGCTCGTCGCCGCACTCGAGGACGTCGACATCGACGAGGCGGTCGCCGAGGCCGCCGCGGTGCCCGCGGCGGCGCCCGCATCGGGCGGCGAGGCCGAGGAAGCCGAGGAGGAGGCCGACGAAGAGGAGGCCGCCGAGGAAGACGACGACGAGGAGGACGAAGAGGACACCTCCGGCGAGGGCCTCGGCCAGCTCTTCGGTTAGAGCGAACCCGATAGAACGCGGATTTCTTCCGACGCGACCCGGTGAGCGGCGGTGTCGTCCGCACGAGTGTCCGAGTGTTCAAGTACGATGGGGCGACCAGCGGGGGCGATGGTCGCGCCCGGTATCGAGGTGTCCGCCGATCCCGGGCTGGCAGGCCCGGCGCTGGCGTTCGTCCTCGGCGGCGCGGCGCTGGGAACGATCAGCGGGCTGATCCCTGGGCTTCACGCGAACAACTTCGCGCTCTTTCTCGCCGGCGTCGCACCGATGGTGCCAGGTCCACCCCTCTTCGTCGGC
This region of Halalkalicoccus sp. CGA53 genomic DNA includes:
- a CDS encoding 50S ribosomal protein L10, which produces MAAEAERKTENLPEWKRHEVDALTEMIDSYESVGIVSITGIPSRQLQNMRNGLYGTAQLRVSRNTLVERALEAAEDDVQELIVHVHGQIGIVGTDANPFALYRELEASKTPAPINKGEVAPNDIVIPAGDTGVDPGPFVGELQQVGAAAQIKEGSIHVTEDSTVLEEGEVVSAQLANVLSELGIEPKEVGLDLRGVYSEGTVFAPEDLDLDLEAYEADIKAAVTGARNLSINAVYPTEATAPALITKALGEAKSLGLAAAIESPDLAGDLVSKADAQVRALAARIDDEEALPEELRGLDTTAETDEETPDEDDEPDAEAEAEADDEDDEDDEGDGAEGLGAMFG
- the rpl12p gene encoding 50S ribosomal protein P1; translated protein: MEYVYAALILNETGAEINEENLTATLEAAGAEVEESRVKALVAALEDVDIDEAVAEAAAVPAAAPASGGEAEEAEEEADEEEAAEEDDDEEDEEDTSGEGLGQLFG